A single genomic interval of Dromaius novaehollandiae isolate bDroNov1 unplaced genomic scaffold, bDroNov1.hap1 HAP1_SCAFFOLD_31, whole genome shotgun sequence harbors:
- the LOC112994261 gene encoding uncharacterized protein LOC112994261 has protein sequence MPRTCELQTPPPEAEVRGAGPQRGSLCDRRCAAINNAQGDLGDLPSGSHPHGLLAPRLLPVGACQQHSDEALACESCPGKTRLTAENVMEANKLSNNYKFGFKKRKSHVTAWPWEDRLEIVKELYSDLNVIKGPGGSTVTCGNVLYLLLFGWWLALLYLLVAAVMFLTVVAAPCGRLCWDLAGYFLWPFGKVIQRVEVTVSPRASPEAAGAQETSALLGGPAPRHWHPVDPGHRQHAAAVAWLCLGYPVLALAHELVCFVAWLLIFLIPVAKMSARTACRVLLLPPERVCIWRLCMTEVPLDVEVILCCYRAVNAYYYKYAVDGINVFTVNLLPLVVVTLVLGCVDGRNRLTSSPLKFALALLSIMPLSYYIGMAIASALSPATFGSITELTFYITELIKGIREGNNCYEEIIKAALTGTLVGCVLLVPGLCMVIGGIRHQEQRFNSRSAGISSALLFLSVGGVFAPTLFSKVYGKLVCGECHVTQNLLGRYLCQSCHFDLMQNNGMLYCSHVQPLVYTVSLLLPAAYLIGLFFTLKTRSHIYNIHISDCHMPGHHHSAVVHWSQWRALVILLLSILCMSACADLATEHISPILTNSTISQYFIGVTVLVMVPELPEIVNDIQFALQNNLSLSIEIGNCIAVQVCMLQIPILVRFTIFYPTNFTSVFSDPHVYASMFSVVLMNYVFMNGKCDYFQGTVLVMVYFILLAVYFFAPSPSSC, from the exons ATGCCAAGGACTTGTGAGCTGCAG accccccccccggaggCGGAggtgcggggcgcggggccgcagcggggctCCCTCTGTGACCGCCGCTGCGCCGCCATCAACAATGCCCAGGGCGACCTGGGTGACCTGCCCTCGGGCTCCCACCCCCATGGCCTCCTCGCCCCCCGCCTGCTGCCCG TCGGCGCCTGCCAGCAGCACTCGGACGAGGCGCTGGCTTGCGAGAGCTGCCCGGGGAAGACCAGGCTGACGGCCGAGAACGTGATGGAGGCCAACAAGCTCTCCAACAACTACAAG tTCGGCTTCAAGAAGCGGAAGAGCCACGTGACGGCCTGGCCGTGGGAGGACCGCTTGGAGATCGTGAAGGAGCTCTACTCTGACCTCAACGTCATCAAGGGCCCCGGAG GCTCCACGGTGACGTGCGGCAATGTGCTCTACCTGCTGCTCTTCGGCTGGTGGCTGGCGCTGCTCTACCTGCTGGTGGCCGCCGTGATGTTCCTCACCGTGGTGGCGGCTCCCTGCG GGCGGCTCTGCTGGGACCTGGCCGGCTACTTCCTCTGGCCCTTTGGCAAAGTGATCCAGCGGGTGGAGGTGACAGTGAGCCCCCGGGCGTCCCCCGAGGCTGCCGGCGCCCAGGAGACTTCGGCCTTGCTCggcggcccggcgccccgccaCTGGCACCCCGTGGACCCCGGCCACCGG CAGCACGCTGCCGCCGTGGCCTGGCTCTGCCTGGGCTACCCGGTGCTGGCACTGGCCCACGAGCTGGTCTGTTTTGTCGCCTGGCTCCTCATCTTCCTCATCCCTGTGGCCAAGATGAGCGCCCGCACGGCCTGccgggtgctgctgctgcccccggaGCGGGTGTGCATCTGGCGCCTGTGCATG ACAGAGGTGCCGCTGGATGTGGAGGTGATCCTGTGCTGCTACCGTGCCGTGAACGCCTACTACTACAAGTACGCCGTGGATGGCATCAATGTCTTCACCGTCA ACCTGCTGCCGCTGGTGGTGGTGACGCTGGTGCTGGGCTGCGTGGATGGGCGCAACCGGCTGACGAGCTCACCCCTGAAGTTCGCCCTGGCCCTGCTCTCCATCATGCCCCTCTCCTACTACATCGGCATGGCCATCGCCAG CGCCCTGTCTCCAGCCACCTTTGGCTCCATCACGGAGCTCACCTTCTACATCACGGAGCTCATCAAGGGCATCCGTGAGGGCAACAACTGCTACGAGGAGATCATCAAGGCCGCGCTCACTGGCACCCTGGTGGGCTGCGTCCTCCTCGTCCCG GGCTTGTGCATGGTGATAGGAGGCATCCGGCACCAGGAGCAGAGGTTCAACAGCCGCTCGGCGGGCATCAgctcggctctgctcttcctctccgTGGGAG GCGTCTTCGCCCCAACGCTCTTCTCCAAGGTATACGGGAAGTTGGTGTGTGGCGAGTGCCACGTCACCCAGAACCTGCTGGGCCGCTACCTCTGCCAGAGCTGCCACTTCGACCTG ATGCAGAACAATGGCATGCTCTACTGCAGCCATGTCCA GCCCCTGGTGTACACAGTGTCcctgctgctccccgccgccTACCTCATCGGCCTCTTCTTCACCCTGAAAACTCGCTCGCACATCTACAACATCCACATCAGCGACTGCCACA TGCCCGGCCACCACCACAGCGCTGTGGTCCACTGGTCTCAGTGGAGGGCGCTGGTCATCCTCCTGCTGTCCATACTCTGCATGTCGGCCTGCGCTGACCTGGCCACGGAGCACATCAGCCCCATCCTCACCAACTCCACCATCTCCCAG TACTTCATCGGGGTCACTGTGCTGGTCATGGTGCCTGAGCTGCCTGAAATCGTCAACGACATCCAGTTTGCTCTGCAGAACAACCTGAGCTTGAG caTTGAGATCGGGAACTGTATTGCTGTCCAGGTGTGCATGCTGCAGATACCCATCCTGGTGCGCTTCACCATCTTCTAC CCCACCAACTTCACATCGGTCTTCAGTGACCCGCACGTCTATGCCAGCATGTTCAGTGTGGTTCTCATGAACTACGTCTTCATGAATGGCAAGTGTGACTACTTCCAAG GCACTGTGCTGGTGATGGTCTACTTCATCCTCTTGGCTGTGTATTTCTTTGCACCTTCACCCAGTAGCTGCTGA